In Nematostella vectensis chromosome 11, jaNemVect1.1, whole genome shotgun sequence, a genomic segment contains:
- the LOC5502710 gene encoding DNA-directed RNA polymerase III subunit RPC10, which translates to MLLFCPSCANVLVVEEGTGPSAYRFACQTCPYVHNIAKKVSSKKYPKLKEVDDVLGGKSAWENVDSTEERCPKCDHNRAYFMQIQTRSADEPMTTFYKCCSCGNRWKE; encoded by the exons atgttgttgttttgcccgTCTTGCGCTAATGTGCTGGTGGTGGAGGAAGGCACGGGTCCGTCGGCCTACAGGTTCGCTTGTCAGACATGTCCATATGTTCATAATATCGCGAAAAAG GTGTCAAGTAAGAAGTACCCCAAGCTAAAGGAGGTTGATGACGTTCTTGGTGGAAAGTCTGCATGGGAGAATGTTGACTCTACTGAGG AGCGCTGTCCAAAGTGCGACCACAACCGAGCATACTTCATGCAGATTCAAACACGCTCTGCAGACGAACCCATGACTACATTCTACAAGTGCTGTAGCTGCGGCAATAGATGGAAGGAATAA